One Methanocaldococcus infernus ME DNA segment encodes these proteins:
- a CDS encoding branched-chain amino acid ABC transporter ATP-binding protein: MIDVKNLNAGYGKLQILFDVNAKIRERKITTIVGPNGSGKSTFLKTLFGLTTIYPGEIIYKNKNIEKVPPYKKARMGIAFLPQTNNVFSNLTVEENLKIAGYILPKEKLKERIELALNVFPELRDLLKRKAGSLSGGQRQFLAMAMAIVRDANVLMLDEPTAQLSPKLAEVIFSKITEMRDEYGITVLLVEQNAKRALEISDFGYMFVSGRVALEGKAEDVLNHEKFKEYSLGITAL; this comes from the coding sequence ATGATTGATGTTAAAAATCTAAATGCTGGCTATGGGAAATTACAAATCCTATTTGATGTTAATGCCAAGATTAGAGAGAGGAAGATAACTACAATTGTAGGCCCTAATGGTAGTGGGAAATCAACATTTTTAAAAACCTTATTTGGATTAACTACAATATACCCAGGAGAAATCATATACAAAAATAAGAATATAGAGAAAGTTCCCCCCTACAAGAAAGCGAGAATGGGTATAGCTTTCTTACCACAAACTAATAATGTCTTCTCCAATTTAACAGTTGAGGAGAACTTAAAAATAGCTGGCTATATCTTACCAAAGGAGAAGCTTAAAGAGAGGATAGAATTAGCTTTAAATGTCTTCCCAGAGCTTAGAGACTTACTTAAAAGAAAGGCTGGCTCTCTAAGTGGAGGACAAAGACAATTTTTAGCCATGGCTATGGCAATTGTTAGAGATGCCAATGTCTTAATGTTAGATGAGCCAACAGCTCAGCTTTCTCCAAAGTTGGCTGAAGTCATCTTTAGTAAGATTACTGAGATGAGAGATGAGTATGGAATAACAGTTCTACTTGTTGAGCAGAATGCAAAGAGAGCCTTGGAGATTAGTGACTTTGGCTATATGTTTGTAAGTGGTAGAGTAGCTTTAGAAGGAAAGGCTGAAGATGTCCTAAATCATGAGAAATTTAAAGAGTATTCCTTAGGAATAACAGCTTTGTAG